A single window of Puniceicoccus vermicola DNA harbors:
- the coaD gene encoding pantetheine-phosphate adenylyltransferase produces the protein MKVALYPGTFDPITKGHLDVLHRASVLFDKVIVAVAQNDPKSPIFGLEKRIQLIRENIDTDRFEVLPLEGLVVEFAKKMGAQALIRGLRAISDFEYEFQMAQMNRNLDESIETIFLMPNEKYFYTSSALIKQVARYTEKDTHLVPDNVHAALKQKFHSSGNG, from the coding sequence ATGAAAGTAGCGCTTTACCCGGGAACATTCGATCCCATTACCAAAGGACATCTCGACGTCCTCCACCGTGCCTCGGTCCTTTTTGACAAAGTGATCGTAGCCGTGGCGCAGAACGATCCCAAGAGCCCGATTTTCGGCTTGGAGAAACGGATTCAGCTAATCCGTGAGAATATCGATACCGATCGATTCGAAGTTCTTCCCCTCGAAGGCTTGGTTGTCGAGTTTGCGAAGAAGATGGGCGCCCAAGCGTTAATCCGCGGGCTACGGGCGATTTCCGACTTCGAATACGAATTCCAAATGGCTCAGATGAATCGGAATCTCGATGAGTCGATCGAAACGATTTTCCTGATGCCCAACGAGAAGTACTTTTACACCAGCTCTGCCCTCATCAAGCAGGTCGCACGCTACACGGAAAAAGACACACACCTCGTGCCGGACAACGTTCATGCGGCTCTTAAGCAAAAGTTTCACAGCTCCGGTAACGGTTGA